In the Pyrolobus fumarii 1A genome, one interval contains:
- a CDS encoding phosphoadenosine phosphosulfate reductase family protein, with product MRSFDWIVAERLARLRSESSGLHVYYDLEGNVPYFKYSYAARNASKLVDLCSQSRLWCDPRPAVEQDYKILEDALKYTFGDEVFAKRVADIARRGLSLINTDSDGVLDQMWEWFVNGVRLAIVYYDYFRGSFIAIPGPGLALLMEREGLGGRAIRESPVHAKPRGIDESGVYLVEDNGRVVGVAVGVAGSSVARIVETWDVVPDERLVLRGGSILDAYKANLGHIEMLIEKVRRVVEWLEGRLGKRGVLGLSGGKDSLLALHLLVEAGSNAQAFYSHIEHGDPPHIPSLVERTASRLGVKVVIHENEWEYVKRMTDAFGMPVRGYRWCTQVFKIAPLMSYLRRLGRDSIVSYTGSRSYETLRRGLKPATYVDVEHGVLVHAVPYKWPRFLEMLALRYYFRAEVPPDYDQGFERISCVMCPNKSVYELRLAERLYPDDFVAWRPYIEDASRRISPFGWRRVAELHAWRLALQPRDLRDIARLAGVEIIPRLPGPRRPPRRADRNDIERAARVASKILGAKRVEERVFTLGGCKAIIEDEHGVWLEKGHFGSCALLLKTLYAATYCVECKVCVNKCPVDAIRLPLDVDEKCKAPECKICVETCPLAWGAVDLGIANLVLGYRRALARLRAERERKGEEYVSKAKRAEEEVYRTKEMRDATERGNRGGEEAR from the coding sequence TTGAGGAGTTTCGACTGGATAGTTGCAGAGAGGCTAGCTAGGCTACGCTCTGAGAGCTCTGGGCTACACGTCTATTACGACCTCGAGGGTAACGTGCCATACTTCAAGTATAGTTATGCTGCGCGGAATGCATCGAAGCTCGTCGACCTGTGTAGCCAGTCGAGACTGTGGTGCGACCCGCGTCCAGCCGTCGAGCAAGACTACAAGATCCTAGAGGATGCACTGAAGTACACATTCGGCGACGAGGTATTTGCAAAGCGCGTTGCAGATATTGCGCGGAGAGGGTTAAGCCTCATCAACACGGATAGTGACGGCGTCCTGGATCAGATGTGGGAGTGGTTCGTCAATGGTGTAAGGCTAGCGATAGTATACTACGACTATTTCCGTGGCTCGTTTATCGCGATACCAGGGCCTGGGCTAGCGCTCCTTATGGAGCGTGAAGGTCTGGGTGGGCGTGCGATCCGCGAGAGTCCTGTCCACGCGAAGCCGCGTGGTATAGATGAGAGCGGAGTATATCTTGTTGAGGATAATGGTCGGGTTGTTGGCGTTGCTGTTGGTGTTGCTGGCTCCAGCGTGGCGCGTATAGTAGAAACGTGGGATGTTGTGCCCGACGAGAGGCTGGTGCTGCGCGGGGGCTCTATCCTCGATGCGTACAAGGCAAACCTAGGCCACATTGAGATGCTCATCGAGAAGGTTAGGCGTGTTGTTGAGTGGCTTGAGGGGCGGTTAGGCAAGAGGGGCGTCCTAGGCCTATCGGGCGGCAAGGATAGTCTGCTAGCGTTGCATCTGCTTGTAGAGGCCGGGTCAAACGCTCAAGCCTTCTATAGCCATATTGAGCACGGAGATCCTCCGCACATACCAAGTCTCGTGGAGAGGACTGCGTCGCGCCTAGGTGTGAAGGTCGTTATACACGAGAATGAGTGGGAGTATGTAAAGAGGATGACAGACGCCTTCGGAATGCCGGTGAGGGGTTACAGATGGTGTACCCAGGTCTTCAAGATAGCTCCTCTCATGTCTTACCTCCGCCGCTTAGGTCGTGACTCTATAGTCAGCTACACGGGCTCGCGAAGCTATGAGACGCTGCGTAGGGGGCTTAAACCAGCAACCTATGTTGACGTTGAGCATGGCGTGTTGGTGCACGCAGTGCCTTACAAGTGGCCGAGATTCCTCGAAATGTTGGCTCTCCGCTACTACTTCAGGGCCGAGGTGCCGCCAGACTACGACCAGGGGTTCGAGAGAATTAGCTGTGTCATGTGCCCTAACAAGAGTGTTTATGAGCTTAGGCTCGCCGAGCGACTCTACCCTGACGACTTCGTGGCGTGGAGGCCTTACATAGAGGACGCGTCTAGGCGGATATCGCCATTCGGCTGGAGGAGAGTTGCCGAACTTCACGCGTGGAGGCTGGCTCTGCAGCCACGCGACTTGCGCGATATAGCTAGGCTAGCGGGTGTCGAGATAATCCCAAGGCTGCCCGGTCCTCGTAGACCACCGCGTCGCGCCGATAGAAATGATATCGAGAGAGCTGCTAGGGTTGCATCGAAGATACTGGGGGCCAAGAGAGTGGAGGAGAGGGTGTTCACTCTCGGTGGATGCAAGGCCATCATAGAAGATGAGCATGGTGTGTGGCTGGAGAAGGGCCACTTTGGTAGTTGTGCACTCCTCCTCAAGACGCTGTACGCTGCAACCTATTGCGTTGAGTGTAAGGTGTGTGTAAACAAGTGTCCGGTGGACGCTATTCGACTCCCCCTAGACGTGGATGAGAAGTGTAAGGCGCCAGAGTGCAAGATATGCGTTGAGACGTGTCCGTTAGCGTGGGGCGCTGTAGACCTGGGCATTGCCAACCTTGTCCTGGGCTACCGGAGGGCGCTTGCGAGGCTACGTGCCGAGAGGGAGCGGAAGGGCGAGGAGTACGTGAGTAAGGCTAAGCGGGCTGAGGAGGAAGTCTATCGCACCAAGGAGATGCGGGATGCCACGGAGAGAGGTAACCGAGGCGGCGAGGAGGCTCGCTGA
- a CDS encoding TIM barrel protein, which translates to MTALMPVLFDWGTYNSASTLEKAALLGMKLTELPPYDLTRRYYGDEYFQGYAREARQAFTTITAHGPYYNVVAKRPETQAKVVKAFREAARRAVLAGAEIFNIHLGWRIYYDDRDIDAAAEVVKAILDVLPSNVYLSLEVTYTRHQLGTFEDIRAIMEKVGDPRLTISNQLENSFILLTRVYETGDFVGADSIVDKSFWLRVLEETERLSRGYFSLRFSQVTGVYFGGRLLKKRTPLGTGYPRLEPLAEALAEYLVRLQRRRPGELKVHIIYTGPWQTKFRDAIRLYSEIAMRASELL; encoded by the coding sequence GTGACCGCGCTAATGCCAGTACTCTTCGACTGGGGCACTTATAACTCAGCCTCCACGCTCGAGAAGGCTGCGCTACTGGGTATGAAGCTTACCGAGCTGCCCCCCTACGACCTAACCAGGAGGTATTATGGCGACGAGTACTTCCAGGGTTACGCGAGGGAGGCGCGCCAAGCCTTCACGACGATAACGGCTCACGGGCCCTACTACAACGTTGTGGCCAAGAGGCCGGAGACACAAGCCAAGGTGGTTAAGGCCTTCCGCGAGGCCGCTAGGAGAGCCGTACTAGCCGGTGCCGAGATATTCAACATACACCTAGGCTGGAGGATATACTATGACGACCGTGATATCGATGCAGCCGCGGAGGTTGTCAAGGCTATACTCGACGTGTTGCCTAGCAATGTCTACCTCAGCCTTGAGGTGACATACACAAGGCACCAGCTAGGCACTTTTGAAGACATAAGGGCTATCATGGAGAAGGTTGGTGACCCGAGGCTCACCATAAGTAATCAGCTGGAGAACAGCTTCATACTCTTGACTCGCGTCTACGAGACTGGCGATTTCGTAGGCGCGGACAGCATTGTTGACAAGAGCTTCTGGCTCCGTGTCCTCGAGGAGACAGAGAGGCTCTCGAGAGGCTACTTTAGTCTACGCTTCAGCCAGGTGACCGGCGTCTACTTCGGCGGACGGTTGCTCAAGAAGAGGACACCCCTGGGGACCGGCTACCCGAGGCTAGAGCCCCTAGCCGAGGCTCTAGCAGAGTACCTGGTTCGGCTGCAAAGAAGGCGTCCAGGCGAACTAAAGGTGCACATAATCTACACTGGTCCCTGGCAGACGAAGTTCCGTGACGCAATACGCCTATACTCCGAGATAGCAATGAGAGCCTCTGAGCTCCTCTAG
- a CDS encoding glycosyltransferase, with protein MPQSKSTGISAVTSDNLDHGLAIKRDCSEPLLSVVIPTYNERENIPVLLERLEAALRSLEGCYEAIIIDDDSPDGTWKLAQELASARYPWLRVVRRIGERGLGSAIVRGLREARGKYVVVIDADLQHPPELIPKLLETALKEDADVVIASRYVRGGGVEGWSWLRRLVSLGAGMIARLLLPEVRKVRDPMSGFWLVRKSLVEGVSLEPRSWKILLEILVKAKPGRVVEVPYVFHERLHGKSKLKPRHMLEYLLHLLHLSEYRVFKFALVGASGTIVNLATLAALVENKLLPLWAAYLASFETSLTWNYILHDTFTFRGARPRGFPNALRYWLRYHKAALGGLAAYYTVSMTLSSILHVNYLVAGFLGILTGFAVNFLVSQHHVWNTAGASSGDRVIRPGPHGGP; from the coding sequence GTGCCCCAGTCGAAGAGTACTGGCATTAGCGCGGTCACCAGTGATAACCTAGACCATGGTCTCGCTATAAAGCGGGATTGTAGCGAGCCGCTCCTTTCGGTGGTAATCCCGACGTACAACGAGCGTGAAAACATACCCGTGCTGCTAGAGAGGCTGGAAGCGGCTCTAAGGAGCCTCGAGGGGTGTTACGAGGCAATCATTATAGATGATGATAGTCCCGATGGCACCTGGAAGCTTGCACAAGAGCTCGCCTCGGCTAGATACCCGTGGCTTAGGGTCGTGCGGAGGATTGGAGAGAGGGGTCTGGGAAGCGCTATCGTACGTGGCCTGCGCGAGGCGCGAGGCAAGTATGTTGTGGTCATAGATGCGGATTTGCAACACCCGCCGGAGCTCATACCAAAGCTCCTCGAGACTGCTCTGAAAGAAGACGCGGATGTCGTGATAGCCTCTAGGTATGTGAGAGGCGGGGGTGTTGAGGGTTGGAGTTGGCTACGACGCCTCGTATCACTCGGAGCTGGCATGATCGCTAGGTTGCTCTTGCCCGAGGTGAGGAAAGTCAGGGACCCGATGAGCGGCTTCTGGTTGGTAAGGAAGTCTCTAGTCGAGGGGGTCAGCCTAGAGCCTAGGAGCTGGAAGATTCTCCTCGAGATACTGGTGAAGGCTAAGCCGGGACGCGTTGTGGAGGTACCCTACGTTTTCCATGAGAGGCTCCACGGTAAGAGCAAGTTAAAGCCCCGTCACATGCTCGAGTACCTGCTACACCTTCTACACCTTAGCGAGTACCGCGTGTTTAAGTTTGCACTTGTAGGCGCGTCGGGAACCATAGTCAACCTGGCAACTCTTGCCGCGCTAGTTGAGAACAAGCTACTCCCCCTCTGGGCCGCTTATCTGGCATCATTCGAGACCTCGCTTACATGGAACTACATTCTACACGACACGTTTACCTTCCGCGGAGCGAGACCACGCGGTTTCCCCAACGCGCTGCGATACTGGCTTCGCTACCACAAGGCGGCGCTAGGAGGACTAGCCGCATACTACACTGTCTCGATGACACTGTCTTCGATACTACACGTCAACTACCTAGTCGCCGGCTTCCTGGGCATACTGACCGGCTTCGCAGTGAACTTCCTGGTTTCTCAGCACCACGTGTGGAATACAGCGGGGGCCTCCAGCGGGGACCGGGTCATCCGGCCAGGTCCCCACGGGGGTCCCTAG
- a CDS encoding ATPase AAA, giving the protein MASEYNLDRILRGYESLSRVICRPPRSQGHYIPRVGAVERIVKLVKRGLVLLIYGPRGAGKTTLLRCLAQVLPKLGVRTLYVGLHTRPTLVIGEASHTVLQRLENLGDLDGRARGTMIANVARELGPNSLLIIDDFDIGLDDESVGDLVRAVYEASVLTHERAGIVLATSEARITANLYRLLVGNITPALFWHMSKEEHDTLAKLLGFNGDVNMLYRLTGGSPDALVSLAECGWAIEEWLEHRVKPRVEEALLELRELGLKLDTVDPDALGSRRATRYILIKYNMLTRVAGLRLADVPREEWVGVRWAWQLPVYQMLARMVMEESV; this is encoded by the coding sequence TTGGCTAGTGAATACAACCTTGATAGGATACTGCGCGGCTACGAGAGCCTCTCGCGCGTAATATGTCGTCCTCCGCGCAGCCAGGGTCACTATATTCCTCGTGTCGGAGCAGTTGAGAGGATAGTTAAGCTCGTGAAACGTGGACTAGTCCTCTTAATCTATGGGCCGCGGGGGGCTGGCAAAACGACACTGCTTCGCTGCCTAGCCCAGGTGTTGCCGAAGCTGGGTGTACGTACGCTCTACGTAGGCCTCCATACCCGCCCGACTCTAGTGATAGGCGAGGCGTCGCATACTGTTCTGCAAAGGCTGGAGAATCTGGGCGATCTGGATGGGCGTGCAAGGGGGACGATGATAGCCAATGTTGCGAGAGAGCTCGGGCCCAACAGCCTTCTGATAATAGATGACTTCGACATAGGGCTTGACGATGAGAGTGTAGGCGACCTTGTACGGGCTGTCTACGAGGCCAGCGTGTTGACACACGAGCGAGCTGGTATCGTACTAGCCACTAGCGAGGCTAGGATAACAGCCAACCTCTACAGGCTACTTGTGGGTAACATCACGCCAGCGCTATTCTGGCATATGAGCAAAGAGGAGCATGACACGCTTGCAAAGTTGTTAGGGTTCAATGGCGATGTAAACATGTTATATCGTTTAACAGGAGGGTCGCCGGATGCGCTAGTATCCCTTGCTGAATGTGGATGGGCGATAGAAGAGTGGTTAGAGCATCGTGTGAAACCCCGTGTCGAAGAGGCGCTACTAGAGCTTAGAGAGCTGGGACTAAAGCTAGACACGGTTGATCCCGACGCCCTGGGATCCAGGCGCGCGACAAGATACATACTGATAAAGTACAACATGTTGACTAGGGTTGCGGGTCTCAGGCTAGCCGATGTGCCTCGTGAAGAGTGGGTAGGTGTCCGTTGGGCTTGGCAGCTGCCGGTCTACCAGATGCTTGCGAGAATGGTTATGGAGGAGAGTGTCTAG
- a CDS encoding RNA ligase partner protein, translated as MATGKPAARAIMVFVLDTSALTDPRLREVFRVQTLDEVVKHIVGLLREARTKLGIEFYTTPTMFSEMKRFLLSNGVQPETIEMLQAWMLVKAPDKLSVRIPAIVMAEYVEDMRRRLMKGLRVAEEAVWKAVREAEKARAVDEKRKQEEFIGPIIRNLREKYREATRRGIVDSLEDFDVVILALELKAVLVTNDEGIKRLAETLGVIVVDPLTFVRMLRSYLEVGVSGRTAS; from the coding sequence ATGGCTACGGGGAAACCCGCGGCAAGAGCCATCATGGTGTTTGTGCTGGATACCAGTGCGTTGACAGACCCTAGGCTGAGAGAGGTATTCAGAGTGCAGACGCTCGACGAGGTAGTCAAGCACATTGTGGGGTTGTTGAGGGAAGCGAGGACAAAGCTCGGTATAGAGTTCTACACGACTCCAACGATGTTCTCGGAGATGAAGAGGTTCCTGCTGAGTAACGGTGTGCAGCCAGAAACTATAGAGATGCTCCAGGCGTGGATGCTCGTCAAGGCACCGGATAAACTAAGCGTGAGGATACCAGCGATAGTAATGGCAGAGTACGTGGAGGACATGAGAAGGAGGTTGATGAAGGGGCTTAGAGTGGCTGAAGAAGCTGTATGGAAGGCCGTGAGAGAGGCCGAGAAGGCTAGGGCTGTGGACGAGAAGAGGAAACAAGAGGAGTTCATTGGCCCCATCATACGTAATCTCCGTGAAAAGTATCGTGAGGCTACGAGAAGAGGCATAGTCGACAGCCTAGAGGATTTCGACGTAGTCATTCTAGCCTTGGAGCTGAAGGCAGTGCTCGTGACCAACGACGAGGGTATCAAGAGGTTAGCCGAGACGCTTGGCGTAATAGTGGTTGACCCACTCACCTTCGTAAGAATGCTGCGTAGCTATCTCGAGGTAGGTGTGTCGGGCAGAACTGCAAGCTAA
- a CDS encoding DUF357 domain-containing protein: MDTKDAARRVEAYITNVELALEKLRGKVGEPYTRLLALAEAYASDARYYLEKGDVFTALACIAYAEGLIDSLRHLGVVEVDWEPLSKLLERPRVLVAGTFDILHPGHVYLLREAWKRGRVYVVVARDSTAARFRGRPPVVPESQRVSVISALRYVHQAILGDEDDMLKPVEVVKPHLILLGPDQWPDERRLEEELHKRGIGARVERLSARLECPLCSSTAIACRAKRLMPEEACKRG; encoded by the coding sequence ATGGACACGAAGGATGCAGCGAGGAGAGTAGAGGCTTATATAACAAACGTGGAGCTCGCGCTTGAGAAGCTGCGCGGCAAGGTAGGAGAGCCTTACACTCGGTTACTAGCTCTAGCCGAAGCATACGCCTCCGATGCCCGCTACTACCTCGAGAAGGGCGATGTGTTCACAGCTCTCGCGTGTATAGCGTATGCAGAGGGCCTCATAGACTCGCTTAGGCATCTTGGCGTGGTAGAGGTGGACTGGGAGCCACTCTCAAAGCTCCTTGAGCGTCCACGCGTGCTCGTCGCCGGGACATTCGACATACTCCATCCAGGCCACGTCTATCTTCTCCGTGAGGCCTGGAAACGCGGAAGAGTCTATGTTGTAGTAGCCAGGGATTCAACTGCAGCCAGGTTCCGAGGTAGACCACCTGTCGTCCCAGAAAGCCAAAGAGTATCCGTCATCTCAGCCCTACGCTACGTACACCAAGCCATTCTCGGCGATGAAGACGACATGCTGAAGCCGGTAGAGGTGGTCAAACCCCATCTTATTCTCCTCGGCCCGGACCAATGGCCTGACGAGAGACGGCTCGAAGAGGAGCTGCACAAACGCGGCATCGGTGCCAGGGTGGAGAGGCTAAGTGCTAGGCTAGAGTGCCCCCTATGCAGCTCCACAGCAATAGCATGCAGAGCAAAGCGGCTGATGCCCGAGGAGGCGTGTAAGAGAGGCTAG
- a CDS encoding radical SAM protein — translation MAGKWSVAHVKLEDLEVVEAPIYRSTGGPILKTLLSQACRMDCLYCPYRVGGPLRERSVWSPEKLVRVTLELWRRGEIRGLFLSSGFYGDPEVVVEAQLEVARRLREAGFKGYLHLRLMPGTPGSLIREALRLADRVGVNLESVGPAEFAEIAPSKGSWSLDLMSKLMYAARVAGNPRRVDTQLVVGAAGESDEEILKLTASLVKGGVGIVHYSPYTPVPGTPLAEKRPPVPKRRAQRLYEALALLRDYGMSLGSILDILDERGMLPLAGPSLKEIVARAHPEWFPVDPHTASLEELLRVPGIGPRTAREIIRARREGRLDVYVLRRILGPRWRRAARYLAF, via the coding sequence ATGGCTGGAAAGTGGAGCGTCGCGCACGTCAAGCTCGAGGATCTTGAGGTTGTAGAGGCGCCAATCTACCGCTCTACCGGAGGCCCCATTCTCAAAACCCTGTTATCCCAGGCGTGCCGCATGGATTGCTTGTATTGTCCGTATCGTGTTGGTGGGCCGCTACGCGAGAGGAGTGTATGGAGCCCAGAGAAGCTGGTTAGAGTTACACTAGAGTTGTGGAGGCGGGGAGAGATACGCGGCTTGTTCCTATCAAGCGGGTTTTATGGTGACCCGGAGGTTGTGGTAGAAGCGCAGCTTGAAGTTGCACGGAGGCTCCGAGAGGCGGGCTTCAAGGGCTACTTGCATCTACGTTTGATGCCGGGGACACCTGGCAGCCTGATAAGAGAGGCGTTGAGGCTGGCTGACCGCGTGGGTGTGAATCTAGAGAGTGTCGGGCCGGCAGAGTTTGCGGAGATAGCGCCTAGCAAGGGCTCCTGGAGTCTCGATCTAATGTCGAAGCTTATGTACGCGGCTAGGGTTGCCGGTAACCCGCGGAGAGTCGATACACAGCTTGTTGTGGGTGCAGCTGGGGAGAGTGACGAGGAGATACTAAAGCTCACGGCTAGTCTCGTCAAGGGCGGTGTAGGGATAGTCCATTACAGCCCGTATACTCCAGTACCAGGTACACCACTAGCTGAGAAGAGACCACCTGTGCCAAAGAGAAGGGCACAGAGGCTCTACGAGGCATTGGCGTTGCTGCGGGACTATGGGATGTCGTTAGGCTCGATCCTGGATATACTGGATGAGCGTGGTATGTTGCCACTCGCTGGGCCGAGCCTTAAGGAGATAGTAGCCCGTGCTCACCCAGAATGGTTCCCAGTAGACCCCCATACAGCTAGCCTGGAGGAGCTCCTGCGAGTGCCCGGCATAGGGCCGCGCACGGCACGCGAGATAATAAGGGCGAGGCGAGAAGGGAGGCTAGACGTCTACGTGCTGCGTAGGATACTAGGGCCGAGGTGGAGACGCGCCGCGCGATACCTGGCGTTCTAG
- a CDS encoding DUF1028 domain-containing protein, which produces MTYSILAYDPAAGQAGVAVVSGSIAVGSRVPWGRHGVGVVATQGYTNPALGPLILELLAKGYTASDAIVKALAGDTSPAHRQLAVVDYRGDVAVHDGEWTPAWHGYRMAARESAVAIANLVVGPRVVEAMIEAFESTRGTLAERLLAAIEAGHRAGGDRRGDRSAALLVVGATEYGPHYDKIVDLRVDFHSHDPVSELIKLYEYYLER; this is translated from the coding sequence ATGACATATAGTATACTTGCGTACGACCCTGCTGCTGGTCAGGCGGGTGTCGCGGTGGTCAGTGGTAGCATTGCTGTGGGTAGTCGTGTGCCGTGGGGTAGGCATGGTGTTGGTGTTGTCGCTACGCAGGGGTATACCAATCCGGCTCTAGGGCCGCTCATACTCGAACTGCTCGCCAAGGGTTATACCGCGTCTGACGCGATAGTCAAGGCTCTTGCGGGTGACACGAGCCCGGCGCACAGGCAACTCGCGGTGGTAGACTATAGGGGCGATGTGGCGGTACATGATGGTGAGTGGACCCCAGCCTGGCACGGTTACAGGATGGCTGCGAGGGAATCAGCCGTAGCGATAGCAAACCTTGTCGTTGGGCCCCGTGTCGTGGAGGCGATGATAGAAGCCTTCGAGTCGACGCGTGGCACGCTAGCTGAGAGGCTCCTCGCGGCAATAGAGGCGGGCCACCGTGCGGGCGGGGATAGGAGAGGTGACCGTTCTGCAGCGCTTCTAGTCGTAGGCGCTACCGAGTACGGACCCCATTACGACAAGATAGTTGACTTGCGTGTAGACTTCCACTCGCACGACCCGGTATCAGAGCTCATAAAGCTTTACGAGTACTACCTGGAGCGTTGA
- a CDS encoding DUF5622 domain-containing protein codes for MGGKHKKYVYVLREDGWYVKVRVLGLDKKEFKKHGKLPEDPSKYIPVGPKVKNPPSTYAIVPIEKLPEEAQRKVREF; via the coding sequence GTGGGAGGGAAGCACAAGAAGTACGTCTATGTGCTTCGCGAGGATGGGTGGTATGTTAAGGTTAGAGTGCTTGGGCTCGATAAGAAGGAGTTCAAGAAGCATGGTAAGCTTCCGGAGGACCCCTCGAAGTACATACCGGTGGGCCCGAAGGTGAAGAACCCGCCGTCAACCTATGCTATAGTGCCTATCGAGAAGTTGCCCGAAGAGGCTCAGAGGAAGGTAAGGGAGTTTTAG
- a CDS encoding radical SAM protein, translating into MRLAERCVAGVEELVWKRAYSSAWKLLSRLLESRHDGTEPRVERAAVYVHIPFCGKPCQFCCFVRFPAYEHNLVRYYKLLGREISEVSSRMELRATHVHVGGGTPAVEPYELAELVDKMRECFGRFTLTIEIHPENVLNDESLEVLKSIKPDRVSLGVQSFHDELLQRLGRYSHNGREALEATKRSAGLAPTVNIDLVWGIPGQSVQEALEDLKLALDSGVNQITLYPLLGAARIRHPEAFKMYTELINLARSKGWVNSTPWTINATPTTINEYIIEDEDYVGFGVSSISMIRGVIYANTFNVSRYEKLVEAGRWSAVMKTRMKQHEKIGYMIMNALEVSVSAVANVLESVSSILSMPLRLSMYLAGEARRAVYAALTRFRRSALTRGV; encoded by the coding sequence TTGAGACTAGCCGAGCGGTGCGTCGCGGGCGTCGAGGAGCTTGTATGGAAGAGGGCATACTCCTCGGCATGGAAACTACTCTCAAGGCTACTCGAGAGTAGGCACGACGGTACCGAGCCACGCGTAGAACGTGCAGCGGTATACGTGCACATACCATTCTGTGGCAAGCCGTGTCAATTCTGTTGTTTCGTCAGGTTCCCTGCGTACGAACATAACCTGGTGAGATACTATAAGCTCCTTGGACGTGAGATAAGCGAAGTATCGAGTCGCATGGAGTTGAGGGCTACACACGTCCATGTGGGTGGCGGTACTCCCGCGGTAGAGCCCTACGAGCTAGCCGAGCTTGTCGACAAGATGAGAGAGTGTTTTGGGAGGTTCACTTTGACGATAGAAATCCACCCAGAAAACGTGTTGAACGACGAGAGTCTCGAGGTGTTGAAGTCCATTAAACCCGATCGTGTAAGTCTCGGTGTGCAAAGCTTCCATGATGAGTTGCTCCAGAGGCTAGGAAGATATAGCCACAATGGACGTGAGGCGCTAGAAGCTACCAAAAGGAGCGCTGGTCTAGCCCCGACGGTGAACATTGATCTCGTCTGGGGTATACCTGGGCAAAGCGTGCAAGAGGCGCTTGAGGATCTAAAGCTTGCTCTTGACAGCGGCGTGAACCAGATCACGCTTTATCCGCTGCTGGGCGCAGCGCGAATTAGGCACCCGGAGGCATTCAAAATGTATACTGAGCTTATCAACCTCGCGCGTTCCAAAGGCTGGGTCAACTCGACCCCTTGGACGATAAACGCGACTCCTACAACGATAAACGAGTATATAATCGAGGATGAGGATTACGTGGGTTTCGGGGTCTCTAGCATATCAATGATCCGTGGAGTGATATACGCGAATACGTTTAACGTGAGTAGGTACGAGAAGCTTGTTGAGGCTGGTCGCTGGTCGGCTGTTATGAAGACCCGGATGAAACAGCATGAAAAGATAGGGTATATGATAATGAATGCGTTGGAGGTTAGTGTCTCAGCCGTGGCTAACGTGCTTGAGAGCGTATCGTCAATTCTCAGCATGCCGTTGAGGCTCTCGATGTACCTGGCTGGAGAGGCCCGGAGAGCAGTCTATGCTGCGCTCACGAGGTTCAGGAGGAGTGCATTGACTCGCGGTGTTTAA
- a CDS encoding tRNA (adenine-N1)-methyltransferase: MTCTLKEGDLVVIEFDERRRFVTRLRKGARTGSDVGVVLHDDVIGSPCGSYVPVRGGRGGYALVYKPSIIDVLEHGFRRATQVIYPKDSALIAVLAGVGPGARIVEVGTGSGFVTALLAWLVGENGHVYTYEVRREALETAKRNLAMLGLEKRVTFHHRDARLGILEENVDAVIVDMPDPWDILDEAYRALKPGGVFAAYTPSAHQLYMLMERLLEHGGFTRPRVMEVLLREWLPEPEALRPASTMIAHTGFITVSRKVTKKEQV; this comes from the coding sequence GTGACATGCACGCTCAAAGAGGGTGACCTGGTGGTAATAGAGTTTGACGAGAGACGCCGCTTCGTGACGAGGCTGCGGAAGGGTGCACGCACCGGCAGCGACGTTGGCGTGGTTCTTCATGATGATGTTATAGGGTCTCCTTGCGGGTCTTACGTGCCCGTGCGTGGCGGTAGAGGCGGTTATGCACTGGTATACAAGCCGAGCATAATCGATGTACTTGAGCACGGCTTCCGGCGTGCTACTCAAGTGATATACCCGAAGGATTCTGCATTGATAGCCGTGCTTGCAGGCGTTGGCCCCGGTGCTCGTATCGTAGAGGTTGGCACCGGGTCTGGCTTCGTCACAGCACTTCTGGCCTGGCTTGTCGGTGAGAATGGACACGTGTATACTTACGAGGTCCGGAGGGAGGCCCTGGAGACCGCAAAGAGGAACCTCGCTATGCTCGGTTTGGAGAAACGCGTGACTTTCCACCATAGAGACGCTAGGCTGGGCATACTGGAGGAGAATGTGGATGCCGTGATCGTCGATATGCCGGACCCCTGGGATATACTTGACGAGGCTTACAGGGCTTTGAAGCCAGGAGGCGTATTTGCAGCCTACACGCCAAGCGCGCACCAGCTCTACATGCTCATGGAGAGGTTATTAGAGCATGGCGGGTTTACAAGACCGCGTGTTATGGAGGTGCTTTTGAGGGAATGGCTGCCGGAGCCAGAGGCACTACGACCAGCATCAACCATGATAGCGCACACAGGATTCATAACAGTCTCGAGGAAGGTAACCAAAAAGGAACAAGTCTAG